The following are encoded in a window of Eschrichtius robustus isolate mEscRob2 chromosome 1, mEscRob2.pri, whole genome shotgun sequence genomic DNA:
- the SLC22A17 gene encoding solute carrier family 22 member 17 isoform X3: MGSSLSLAVPPGPLSFEALLAQVGALGGGQQLQLGLCCLPVLFVALGMASDPIFTLAPPLHCHYGAFAPNASGWEQPPNASGVSVASAALAASAASRIATSTDPSCSGFAPPDFNHCLKDWDYNGLPVLTTNAIGQWDLVCDLGWQVILEQILFILGFASGYLFLGYPADRFGRRGIVLLTLGLVGPCGVGGAAAGSSTGVMALRFLLGFLLAGVDLGVYLMRLELCDPTQRLRVALAGELVGVGGHFLFLGLALVSKDWRFLQRMITAPCILFLFYGWPGLFLESARWLIVKRQIEEAQSVLRILAERNRPHGQMLGEEAQEALQDLENTCPLPATSSFSFASLLNYRNIWKNLLILGFTNFIAHAIRHCYQPVGGGGSPSDFYLCSLLASGTAALACVFLGVTVDRFGRRGILLLSMTLTGIASLVLLGLWDCEHPPFPTVWAQQRNPSRDLNEAAITTFSVLGLFSSQTAGILSTLLAAEVIPTTVR, from the exons ATGGGCAGCAGCCTGTCGCTGGCCGTGCCCCCCGGCCCCCTCAGCTTCGAGGCGCTGCTCGCCCAGGTGGGGGCGCTGGGCGGTGGCCAGCAGCTGCAGCTCGGCCTCTGCTGCCTGCCCGTGCTCTTTGTGGCGCTGGGCATGGCCTCGGACCCCATCTTCACGCTGGCGCCCCCGCTGCATTGCCACTACGGGGCCTTCGCCCCCAACGCCTCTGGCTGGGAGCAGCCCCCCAACGCCAGCGGCGTCAGCGTCGCCAGCGCCGCCCTAGCAGCCAGCGCCGCCAGCCGCATCGCCACCAGTACGGACCCCTCGTGCAGCGGCTTCGCCCCGCCGGACTTCAACCACTGCCTCAAGGACTGGGACTATAACGGCCTCCCCGTGCTCACCACCAACGCCATCGGCCAG TGGGATCTGGTGTGTGACCTGGGCTGGCAGGTGATCCTGGAGCAGATCCTCTTCATCTTGGGCTTTGCCTCTGGCTACCTGTTCCTGGGCTACCCGGCAGACAG GTTTGGCCGTCGTGGGATTGTGTTGTTGACCTTGGGACTGGTGGGCCCCTGTGGAGTGGGAGGGGCTGCTGCAGGCTCTTCCACAGGTGTCATGGCCCTCCGATTCCTCCTGGGCTTTCTGCTTGCCGGCGTTGACCTTGGTGTCTACCTGATGC GCCTGGAGCTGTGCGACCCAACCCAGAGGCTTCGGGTGGCCCTGGCAGGGGAGTTGGTGGGGGTAGGGGGGCACTTCCTGTTCCTGGGCCTGGCCCTTGTCTCTAAGGACTGGCGATTTCTGCAGCGAATGATCACCGCTCCCTGCATCCTCTTCCTGTTTTATGG ATGGCCTGGTCTGTTTCTGGAGTCCGCACGGTGGCTGATAGTGAAGCGACAGATTGAGGAGGCCCAGTCTGTGCTGAGGATACTGGCTGAGCGGAACCGGCCCCATGGGCAGATGCTGGGAGAGGAGGCCCAGGAGGCCCTGCAGG aCCTGGAGAACACCTGCCCTCTCCCTGCAACATCCTCCTTTTCCTTCGCTTCCCTCCTCAACTACCGCAACATCTGGAAAAATCTACTTATCCTGGGATTCACCAA CTTTATTGCCCACGCCATTCGCCACTGCTACCAgcctgtgggaggaggagggagcccaTCGGACTTCTACCTGTGCTCCTTGCTGGCCAGCGGCACAGCTGCCCTGGCCTGCGTCTTCCTGGGGGTCACCGTGGACCGATTTGGCCGCCGGGGCATCCTGCTTCTCTCGATGACCCTCACTGGCATTGCGTCCCTGGTCCTGCTGGGCCTGTGGGATTGTGAGCATCCTCCCTTCCCCACGGTGTGGGCTCAGCAAAGGAACCCCAGCAGAG ATCTGAACGAGGCCGCCATCACCACCTTCTCCGTCCTTGGCCTCTTCTCCTCCCAAACTGCTGGCATCCTCAGCACCCTCCTTGCTGCTGAAGTCATCCCTACCACTGTCCG atga
- the SLC22A17 gene encoding solute carrier family 22 member 17 isoform X2 yields the protein MGSSLSLAVPPGPLSFEALLAQVGALGGGQQLQLGLCCLPVLFVALGMASDPIFTLAPPLHCHYGAFAPNASGWEQPPNASGVSVASAALAASAASRIATSTDPSCSGFAPPDFNHCLKDWDYNGLPVLTTNAIGQWDLVCDLGWQVILEQILFILGFASGYLFLGYPADRFGRRGIVLLTLGLVGPCGVGGAAAGSSTGVMALRFLLGFLLAGVDLGVYLMRLELCDPTQRLRVALAGELVGVGGHFLFLGLALVSKDWRFLQRMITAPCILFLFYGWPGLFLESARWLIVKRQIEEAQSVLRILAERNRPHGQMLGEEAQEALQDLENTCPLPATSSFSFASLLNYRNIWKNLLILGFTNFIAHAIRHCYQPVGGGGSPSDFYLCSLLASGTAALACVFLGVTVDRFGRRGILLLSMTLTGIASLVLLGLWDCEHPPFPTVWAQQRNPSRDLNEAAITTFSVLGLFSSQTAGILSTLLAAEVIPTTVRGRGLGLIMALGALGGLSGPAQRLHMGHGAFLQHVVLAACALLCILSIMLLPETKRKLLPEVLRDGELCRRPSLLRQPPPNRCDHVPLLATPNPAL from the exons ATGGGCAGCAGCCTGTCGCTGGCCGTGCCCCCCGGCCCCCTCAGCTTCGAGGCGCTGCTCGCCCAGGTGGGGGCGCTGGGCGGTGGCCAGCAGCTGCAGCTCGGCCTCTGCTGCCTGCCCGTGCTCTTTGTGGCGCTGGGCATGGCCTCGGACCCCATCTTCACGCTGGCGCCCCCGCTGCATTGCCACTACGGGGCCTTCGCCCCCAACGCCTCTGGCTGGGAGCAGCCCCCCAACGCCAGCGGCGTCAGCGTCGCCAGCGCCGCCCTAGCAGCCAGCGCCGCCAGCCGCATCGCCACCAGTACGGACCCCTCGTGCAGCGGCTTCGCCCCGCCGGACTTCAACCACTGCCTCAAGGACTGGGACTATAACGGCCTCCCCGTGCTCACCACCAACGCCATCGGCCAG TGGGATCTGGTGTGTGACCTGGGCTGGCAGGTGATCCTGGAGCAGATCCTCTTCATCTTGGGCTTTGCCTCTGGCTACCTGTTCCTGGGCTACCCGGCAGACAG GTTTGGCCGTCGTGGGATTGTGTTGTTGACCTTGGGACTGGTGGGCCCCTGTGGAGTGGGAGGGGCTGCTGCAGGCTCTTCCACAGGTGTCATGGCCCTCCGATTCCTCCTGGGCTTTCTGCTTGCCGGCGTTGACCTTGGTGTCTACCTGATGC GCCTGGAGCTGTGCGACCCAACCCAGAGGCTTCGGGTGGCCCTGGCAGGGGAGTTGGTGGGGGTAGGGGGGCACTTCCTGTTCCTGGGCCTGGCCCTTGTCTCTAAGGACTGGCGATTTCTGCAGCGAATGATCACCGCTCCCTGCATCCTCTTCCTGTTTTATGG ATGGCCTGGTCTGTTTCTGGAGTCCGCACGGTGGCTGATAGTGAAGCGACAGATTGAGGAGGCCCAGTCTGTGCTGAGGATACTGGCTGAGCGGAACCGGCCCCATGGGCAGATGCTGGGAGAGGAGGCCCAGGAGGCCCTGCAGG aCCTGGAGAACACCTGCCCTCTCCCTGCAACATCCTCCTTTTCCTTCGCTTCCCTCCTCAACTACCGCAACATCTGGAAAAATCTACTTATCCTGGGATTCACCAA CTTTATTGCCCACGCCATTCGCCACTGCTACCAgcctgtgggaggaggagggagcccaTCGGACTTCTACCTGTGCTCCTTGCTGGCCAGCGGCACAGCTGCCCTGGCCTGCGTCTTCCTGGGGGTCACCGTGGACCGATTTGGCCGCCGGGGCATCCTGCTTCTCTCGATGACCCTCACTGGCATTGCGTCCCTGGTCCTGCTGGGCCTGTGGGATTGTGAGCATCCTCCCTTCCCCACGGTGTGGGCTCAGCAAAGGAACCCCAGCAGAG ATCTGAACGAGGCCGCCATCACCACCTTCTCCGTCCTTGGCCTCTTCTCCTCCCAAACTGCTGGCATCCTCAGCACCCTCCTTGCTGCTGAAGTCATCCCTACCACTGTCCG GGGCCGAGGCCTGGGCCTGATCATGGCACTGGGGGCACTTGGCGGGCTGAGTGGCCCAGCCCAGCGCCTCCacatgggccatggagctttCCTGCAGCACGTGGTGCTGGCGGCCTGTGCTCTCCTCTGCATCCTCAGCATCATGCTTCTGCCGGAGACCAAACGCAAGCTTCTGCCCGAGGTGCTCCGGGACGGGGAGCTGTGCCGCCGGCCTTCCCTGCTGCGGCAGCCACCCCCTAACCGCTGTGACCACGTTCCACTGCTTGCCACCCCCAACCCTGCCCTCTGA
- the SLC22A17 gene encoding solute carrier family 22 member 17 isoform X1 has translation MGSSLSLAVPPGPLSFEALLAQVGALGGGQQLQLGLCCLPVLFVALGMASDPIFTLAPPLHCHYGAFAPNASGWEQPPNASGVSVASAALAASAASRIATSTDPSCSGFAPPDFNHCLKDWDYNGLPVLTTNAIGQWDLVCDLGWQVILEQILFILGFASGYLFLGYPADRFGRRGIVLLTLGLVGPCGVGGAAAGSSTGVMALRFLLGFLLAGVDLGVYLMRLELCDPTQRLRVALAGELVGVGGHFLFLGLALVSKDWRFLQRMITAPCILFLFYGWPGLFLESARWLIVKRQIEEAQSVLRILAERNRPHGQMLGEEAQEALQDLENTCPLPATSSFSFASLLNYRNIWKNLLILGFTNFIAHAIRHCYQPVGGGGSPSDFYLCSLLASGTAALACVFLGVTVDRFGRRGILLLSMTLTGIASLVLLGLWDYLNEAAITTFSVLGLFSSQTAGILSTLLAAEVIPTTVRGRGLGLIMALGALGGLSGPAQRLHMGHGAFLQHVVLAACALLCILSIMLLPETKRKLLPEVLRDGELCRRPSLLRQPPPNRCDHVPLLATPNPAL, from the exons ATGGGCAGCAGCCTGTCGCTGGCCGTGCCCCCCGGCCCCCTCAGCTTCGAGGCGCTGCTCGCCCAGGTGGGGGCGCTGGGCGGTGGCCAGCAGCTGCAGCTCGGCCTCTGCTGCCTGCCCGTGCTCTTTGTGGCGCTGGGCATGGCCTCGGACCCCATCTTCACGCTGGCGCCCCCGCTGCATTGCCACTACGGGGCCTTCGCCCCCAACGCCTCTGGCTGGGAGCAGCCCCCCAACGCCAGCGGCGTCAGCGTCGCCAGCGCCGCCCTAGCAGCCAGCGCCGCCAGCCGCATCGCCACCAGTACGGACCCCTCGTGCAGCGGCTTCGCCCCGCCGGACTTCAACCACTGCCTCAAGGACTGGGACTATAACGGCCTCCCCGTGCTCACCACCAACGCCATCGGCCAG TGGGATCTGGTGTGTGACCTGGGCTGGCAGGTGATCCTGGAGCAGATCCTCTTCATCTTGGGCTTTGCCTCTGGCTACCTGTTCCTGGGCTACCCGGCAGACAG GTTTGGCCGTCGTGGGATTGTGTTGTTGACCTTGGGACTGGTGGGCCCCTGTGGAGTGGGAGGGGCTGCTGCAGGCTCTTCCACAGGTGTCATGGCCCTCCGATTCCTCCTGGGCTTTCTGCTTGCCGGCGTTGACCTTGGTGTCTACCTGATGC GCCTGGAGCTGTGCGACCCAACCCAGAGGCTTCGGGTGGCCCTGGCAGGGGAGTTGGTGGGGGTAGGGGGGCACTTCCTGTTCCTGGGCCTGGCCCTTGTCTCTAAGGACTGGCGATTTCTGCAGCGAATGATCACCGCTCCCTGCATCCTCTTCCTGTTTTATGG ATGGCCTGGTCTGTTTCTGGAGTCCGCACGGTGGCTGATAGTGAAGCGACAGATTGAGGAGGCCCAGTCTGTGCTGAGGATACTGGCTGAGCGGAACCGGCCCCATGGGCAGATGCTGGGAGAGGAGGCCCAGGAGGCCCTGCAGG aCCTGGAGAACACCTGCCCTCTCCCTGCAACATCCTCCTTTTCCTTCGCTTCCCTCCTCAACTACCGCAACATCTGGAAAAATCTACTTATCCTGGGATTCACCAA CTTTATTGCCCACGCCATTCGCCACTGCTACCAgcctgtgggaggaggagggagcccaTCGGACTTCTACCTGTGCTCCTTGCTGGCCAGCGGCACAGCTGCCCTGGCCTGCGTCTTCCTGGGGGTCACCGTGGACCGATTTGGCCGCCGGGGCATCCTGCTTCTCTCGATGACCCTCACTGGCATTGCGTCCCTGGTCCTGCTGGGCCTGTGGGATT ATCTGAACGAGGCCGCCATCACCACCTTCTCCGTCCTTGGCCTCTTCTCCTCCCAAACTGCTGGCATCCTCAGCACCCTCCTTGCTGCTGAAGTCATCCCTACCACTGTCCG GGGCCGAGGCCTGGGCCTGATCATGGCACTGGGGGCACTTGGCGGGCTGAGTGGCCCAGCCCAGCGCCTCCacatgggccatggagctttCCTGCAGCACGTGGTGCTGGCGGCCTGTGCTCTCCTCTGCATCCTCAGCATCATGCTTCTGCCGGAGACCAAACGCAAGCTTCTGCCCGAGGTGCTCCGGGACGGGGAGCTGTGCCGCCGGCCTTCCCTGCTGCGGCAGCCACCCCCTAACCGCTGTGACCACGTTCCACTGCTTGCCACCCCCAACCCTGCCCTCTGA
- the SLC22A17 gene encoding solute carrier family 22 member 17 isoform X4 has product MGSSLSLAVPPGPLSFEALLAQVGALGGGQQLQLGLCCLPVLFVALGMASDPIFTLAPPLHCHYGAFAPNASGWEQPPNASGVSVASAALAASAASRIATSTDPSCSGFAPPDFNHCLKDWDYNGLPVLTTNAIGQWDLVCDLGWQVILEQILFILGFASGYLFLGYPADRFGRRGIVLLTLGLVGPCGVGGAAAGSSTGVMALRFLLGFLLAGVDLGVYLMRLELCDPTQRLRVALAGELVGVGGHFLFLGLALVSKDWRFLQRMITAPCILFLFYGWPGLFLESARWLIVKRQIEEAQSVLRILAERNRPHGQMLGEEAQEALQDLNEAAITTFSVLGLFSSQTAGILSTLLAAEVIPTTVRGRGLGLIMALGALGGLSGPAQRLHMGHGAFLQHVVLAACALLCILSIMLLPETKRKLLPEVLRDGELCRRPSLLRQPPPNRCDHVPLLATPNPAL; this is encoded by the exons ATGGGCAGCAGCCTGTCGCTGGCCGTGCCCCCCGGCCCCCTCAGCTTCGAGGCGCTGCTCGCCCAGGTGGGGGCGCTGGGCGGTGGCCAGCAGCTGCAGCTCGGCCTCTGCTGCCTGCCCGTGCTCTTTGTGGCGCTGGGCATGGCCTCGGACCCCATCTTCACGCTGGCGCCCCCGCTGCATTGCCACTACGGGGCCTTCGCCCCCAACGCCTCTGGCTGGGAGCAGCCCCCCAACGCCAGCGGCGTCAGCGTCGCCAGCGCCGCCCTAGCAGCCAGCGCCGCCAGCCGCATCGCCACCAGTACGGACCCCTCGTGCAGCGGCTTCGCCCCGCCGGACTTCAACCACTGCCTCAAGGACTGGGACTATAACGGCCTCCCCGTGCTCACCACCAACGCCATCGGCCAG TGGGATCTGGTGTGTGACCTGGGCTGGCAGGTGATCCTGGAGCAGATCCTCTTCATCTTGGGCTTTGCCTCTGGCTACCTGTTCCTGGGCTACCCGGCAGACAG GTTTGGCCGTCGTGGGATTGTGTTGTTGACCTTGGGACTGGTGGGCCCCTGTGGAGTGGGAGGGGCTGCTGCAGGCTCTTCCACAGGTGTCATGGCCCTCCGATTCCTCCTGGGCTTTCTGCTTGCCGGCGTTGACCTTGGTGTCTACCTGATGC GCCTGGAGCTGTGCGACCCAACCCAGAGGCTTCGGGTGGCCCTGGCAGGGGAGTTGGTGGGGGTAGGGGGGCACTTCCTGTTCCTGGGCCTGGCCCTTGTCTCTAAGGACTGGCGATTTCTGCAGCGAATGATCACCGCTCCCTGCATCCTCTTCCTGTTTTATGG ATGGCCTGGTCTGTTTCTGGAGTCCGCACGGTGGCTGATAGTGAAGCGACAGATTGAGGAGGCCCAGTCTGTGCTGAGGATACTGGCTGAGCGGAACCGGCCCCATGGGCAGATGCTGGGAGAGGAGGCCCAGGAGGCCCTGCAGG ATCTGAACGAGGCCGCCATCACCACCTTCTCCGTCCTTGGCCTCTTCTCCTCCCAAACTGCTGGCATCCTCAGCACCCTCCTTGCTGCTGAAGTCATCCCTACCACTGTCCG GGGCCGAGGCCTGGGCCTGATCATGGCACTGGGGGCACTTGGCGGGCTGAGTGGCCCAGCCCAGCGCCTCCacatgggccatggagctttCCTGCAGCACGTGGTGCTGGCGGCCTGTGCTCTCCTCTGCATCCTCAGCATCATGCTTCTGCCGGAGACCAAACGCAAGCTTCTGCCCGAGGTGCTCCGGGACGGGGAGCTGTGCCGCCGGCCTTCCCTGCTGCGGCAGCCACCCCCTAACCGCTGTGACCACGTTCCACTGCTTGCCACCCCCAACCCTGCCCTCTGA